One window from the genome of Verrucomicrobiota bacterium encodes:
- a CDS encoding hybrid sensor histidine kinase/response regulator, whose translation MNMDGLDGYDVLGALRNDPVLSTTPFVLMTGQADLRGMRQGMTLGADDYLAKPFSVGELLAAVSNRLQKNQLLRDQADQKLASLRTHISMMLPHELLTPLTGILGASDLLRTEAASLSREQIAEFAQAIKDSGARLHRLVQNFLIYAQIELLASDPARLAALDRGPTMAADQFLKELAWKQAQAAGRSNDLRLKLGPGAVAVSRDHFQKIISELLDNAFKFSMPGTPVSVVSAAQTHMLRVEISDRGRGMKPEHTAAIGAYVQFERKFYEQQGSGLGLVIAKRLVEIHGGQFSHRERTGHRHAREPDAAPGALMRRFSILSMVDLPSHEPDGRASLSTASRVRRVPRTSSGSPGRTRPDSPCRVHGPSAERNVHGPNARRFIFFLRQIW comes from the coding sequence GTGAACATGGACGGACTCGACGGCTACGACGTTTTGGGCGCGTTGCGGAACGATCCCGTGTTGTCCACAACGCCGTTTGTTCTGATGACCGGCCAGGCCGACCTCCGCGGCATGCGGCAGGGGATGACGCTGGGCGCCGACGATTACCTGGCCAAACCGTTCAGCGTCGGCGAACTGCTGGCCGCGGTGAGCAATCGCCTCCAGAAGAATCAACTGCTGCGCGACCAAGCCGATCAGAAACTCGCCTCCTTGCGCACGCACATTAGCATGATGCTGCCGCACGAATTGCTCACGCCGCTGACCGGCATCCTGGGGGCGTCGGACCTTCTGCGCACGGAAGCCGCCTCGCTTTCGCGGGAGCAAATCGCCGAGTTCGCGCAAGCGATCAAAGACTCCGGCGCGCGCCTGCACCGGCTCGTTCAGAACTTCCTCATCTACGCCCAGATTGAGTTGCTCGCTTCGGACCCCGCCCGGCTCGCGGCGTTGGATCGCGGACCCACCATGGCGGCGGACCAATTCCTGAAGGAGCTGGCCTGGAAGCAAGCCCAGGCCGCCGGGCGCAGCAACGATTTGAGGCTGAAGCTTGGGCCTGGCGCCGTTGCGGTCTCCCGCGACCATTTTCAAAAAATAATCTCCGAACTGCTCGATAACGCGTTCAAGTTCTCGATGCCAGGAACGCCCGTCTCGGTCGTGTCCGCTGCCCAAACTCACATGCTGCGCGTGGAGATCAGCGATCGCGGACGAGGGATGAAGCCCGAGCACACCGCAGCCATTGGGGCCTACGTGCAATTCGAGCGGAAATTCTACGAACAGCAGGGCAGCGGCCTGGGACTGGTCATCGCCAAACGCCTCGTGGAAATCCACGGAGGCCAATTCTCCCATCGAGAGCGAACCGGGCACAGGCACGCGCGTGAGCCTGACGCTGCCCCAGGCGCCTTGATGCGCCGGTTTTCAATCCTTTCAATGGTTGATCTCCCTTCCCATGAACCAGACGGTAGGGCGAGCCTGTCCACAGCGAGCCGAGTCCGACGTGTTCCACGCACGTCGAGCGGCTCGCCGGGACGGACTCGCCCGGACTCGCCCTGCCGCGTTCATGGGCCGAGCGCAGAAAGGAACGTTCATGGCCCCAATGCGCGACGGTTCATCTTTTTTCTTCGGCAGATTTGGTGA